The following are encoded together in the Sparus aurata chromosome 1, fSpaAur1.1, whole genome shotgun sequence genome:
- the rexo5 gene encoding RNA exonuclease 5 isoform X1 — protein sequence MDPTTSLKRKYVAPAAHKNSKRLLTVQEGDGTLQCERPHRSPRISVLLDRLQQPITMNELTELLHYAALGKAGGVKQPSWCRLLHQRRIAAMNVVIVEGMTQSHFYKHYLTLLHLRNNYTTRVTFTPFPDVASTIFSSEVPKSATLSPRHRESSQLHKALNHHPVIAKFGTQRSGLTAYVLSQEEMIKKNYPVKGMPGFEEFMCTNSADCVTDCSPMFGLDCEMCLTEKGNELARVSLVDSDGECVMDELVKPPNRIINYLTRFSGITAAMLKPVTTTLRDVQVKLRKLLPSDAVLVGHSINNDLLALKLIHPHVIDTSLLYRREFGQRFKLKVLAETVLGRQIQTEERMGHNPTEDAVAALELAQYFIKTGPRQVVELHLEELWGYTIKEEPADCEPEPEPEPAPSHRFADVLHTRGRKVSYIGKRSDIALNLCNQQWYNTDKEVLVTFRSQASCPFLSVLHFSSFSDCLKRCTPHQQQQRQQYERVCANLRDLCVVFAGPFPAGFSEREVRRLFCCCGPVRKIKMMNAAVRVHAKVEFELLEGAVLALGTLNGLSMQGQLIKVQRPVHESMLDVDLTLEALMCDSLNSSNLYTVKLNPRVAQRVHFPAHINGHTFGTGSIAVDRFPPAKVNGTRHTTEKFKLSEEMVRETFSHFGTVDGVALHPKPGKYARHAHIKFKSSEEKYAALSSTKDLWRENYLLCPSLTPPHLPSWVASTTAVTAVDPDEDAAEDEERTHNVTSSEVKKRQRRHQLDQEMATAVRKLDRRLWKLFRSLPDGTLSVVILPGHTSAHGHSPGLCLMEVKNGQQWKRAGHEESRPAGTDLMCHLK from the exons ATGGATCCCACAACGTCCCTCAAAAGAAAGTACGTCGCCCCCGCAGCTCATAAGAACAGCAAACGGTTACTAACTGTGCAGGAAGGCGATGGGacgctgcagtgtgaacgtccACACCGCTCACCGAGGATCTCTGTGCTGCTCGACCGCCTTCAGCAACCCATTACAATGAATGAGCTGACGGAGCTGCTGCATTATGCTGCTCTGGGGAAAGCAGGTGGCGTTAAACAGCCCAG TTGGTGTCGTCTCCTCCATCAGAGGAGGATTGCAGCTATGAATGTGGTGATCGTGGAGGGCATGACACAGAGTCACTTTTACAAACACTACCTCACCCTGCTACACCTCAGGAACAATTACACCACT AGGGTCACCTTTACGCCATTTCCCGACGTGGCCTCCACAATCTTCAGCAGTGAAGTTCCTAAATCAGCCACGCTGTCGCCAAGACACAGAGAAAGCAGTCAATTGCACAAAG cactgaaCCATCACCCAGTAATCGCAAAGTTTGGGACACAGAGGAGCGGACTGACGGCGTACGTCCTCTCTCAGGAGGAGATGATCAAGAAAAACTACCCTGTCAAAG GAATGCCAGGCTTTGAAGAATTCATGTGCACAAACAGTGCTGACTGCGTGACCGACTGCAGCCCTATGTTTGGACTGGACTGTGAAATG TGTCTAACAGAGAAGGGAAATGAGTTGGCTCGCGTTTCTCTGGTGGACAGTGACGGGGAGTGTGTGATGGACGAGCTGGTGAAACCTCCGAACCGAATCATCAACTACCTCACCAg GTTTTCTGGTATAACTGCAGCGATGTTGAAACCAGTCACGACCACCTTGCGGGACGTTCAGGTGAAGCTCAGGAAGTTGTTGCCAAGCGATGCAGTTCTGGTGGGCCATTCAATTAACAACGACCTCCTGGCTCTCAAA ctgaTCCACCCtcacgtcatcgacacctcgCTGCTGTACAGGAGAGAGTTTGGACAGAGGTTTAAACTGAAGGTCCTGGCCGAGACGGTGCTCGG GAGGCAAATACAAACTGAAGAGAGGATGGGTCATAACCCCACTGAGGATGCTGTGGCAGCCCTGGAGCTCGCCCAGTACTTTATTAAAACAGGACCTCGCCAG GTTGTAGAACTTCACCTAGAGGAGCTGTGGGGATATACAATTAAGGAGGAGCCCGCCGACtgtgaacctgaacctgaacctgaacctgcaCCGAGTCACAG GTTTGCCGACGTATTGCACACACGCGGCCGGAAAGTATCCTATATAGGGAAGCGCTCTGACATCGCGCTGAATCTGTGCAATCAGCAGTGGTACAACACTGACAAAGAG GTGTTGGTCACTTTCAGGAGTCAGGCCAGCTGTCCGTTCCTCTCAGTGCTCCACTTTTCTTCCTTCTCAGACTGTCTGAAGAGGTGCACTcctcaccagcagcagcagcggcagcagtaCGAGAGG GTGTGTGCAAACCTTCGAGATTTGTGCGTCGTGTTTGCCGGGCCGTTTCCCGCGGGTTTCTCTGAGAGGGAGGTGAGACGGCTGTTCTGTTGCTGCGGGCCGGTTCGGAAAATCAAAATGATGAACGCAGCTGTCAGG GTTCATGCAAAGGTTGAGTTCGAGCTGCTGGAGGGAGCTGTGCTGGCTTTAGGTACTCTAAATGGACTTTCTATGCAGGGACAGCTCATCAAG GTCCAGAGGCCCGTTCATGAGTCGATGCTGGACGTGGATCTGACTCTTGAGGCTTTAATGTGTGACAGTCTCAACAGCAGTAACCTCTACACTGTTAAATTAAACCCCCGTGTGGCTCAGCGGGTGCACTTTCCTGCACACATCAACGGACACACGTTCGGCACCGGAAGTATAGCTGTCGACAGGTTTCCTCCCGCCAAAGTCAACGGCACACGGCACACCACCGAGAAGTTTAAACTGTCTGAGGAGATGGTCCGAGAGACATTTTCCCACTTCGGCACAGTGGATGGAGTTGCCTTGCACCCCAAACCTGGAAAATATGCAAGACATGCACACATAA AGTTCAAGAGTTCAGAGGAAAAATATGCCGCCCTCAGCTCCACCAAGGACCTCTGGAGGGAAAACTACCTCCTCTGTCCATCCCTAACTCCGCCCCACTTACCTTCTTGGGTTGCCTCGACAACTGCAGTCACCGCTGTGGATCCCGACGAGGACGCAGcagaagacgaggagaggacaCACAATGTCACCAGTTCTGAGGTAAAGAAGAGGCAGCGTCGACACCAGCTG GACCAGGAGATGGCTACCGCAGTCAGGAAGTTGGACCGCCGGCTGTGGAAGCTCTTCAGATCTCTTCCAGACGGCACCCTGTCAGTGGTCATTCTGCCCGGACACACCAG CGCTCATGGACACAGTCCTGGTTTGTGTCTTATGGAGGTCAAGAATGGACAACAGTGGAAAAGAGCTGGTCATGAAGAATCCAGACCAGCGGGGACTGATCTCATGTGTCACTTGAAGTGA
- the rexo5 gene encoding RNA exonuclease 5 isoform X2: MDPTTSLKRKYVAPAAHKNSKRLLTVQEGDGTLQCERPHRSPRISVLLDRLQQPITMNELTELLHYAALGKAGGVKQPSWCRLLHQRRIAAMNVVIVEGMTQSHFYKHYLTLLHLRNNYTTRVTFTPFPDVASTIFSSEVPKSATLSPRHRESSQLHKALNHHPVIAKFGTQRSGLTAYVLSQEEMIKKNYPVKGMPGFEEFMCTNSADCVTDCSPMFGLDCEMCLTEKGNELARVSLVDSDGECVMDELVKPPNRIINYLTRFSGITAAMLKPVTTTLRDVQVKLRKLLPSDAVLVGHSINNDLLALKLIHPHVIDTSLLYRREFGQRFKLKVLAETVLGRQIQTEERMGHNPTEDAVAALELAQYFIKTGPRQVVELHLEELWGYTIKEEPADCEPEPEPEPAPSHRFADVLHTRGRKVSYIGKRSDIALNLCNQQWYNTDKEVLVTFRSQASCPFLSVLHFSSFSDCLKRCTPHQQQQRQQYERVCANLRDLCVVFAGPFPAGFSEREVRRLFCCCGPVRKIKMMNAAVRVHAKVEFELLEGAVLALGTLNGLSMQGQLIKVQRPVHESMLDVDLTLEALMCDSLNSSNLYTVKLNPRVAQRVHFPAHINGHTFGTGSIAVDRFPPAKVNGTRHTTEKFKLSEEMVRETFSHFGTVDGVALHPKPGKYARHAHIKFKSSEEKYAALSSTKDLWRENYLLCPSLTPPHLPSWVASTTAVTAVDPDEDAAEDEERTHNVTSSEDQEMATAVRKLDRRLWKLFRSLPDGTLSVVILPGHTSAHGHSPGLCLMEVKNGQQWKRAGHEESRPAGTDLMCHLK, encoded by the exons ATGGATCCCACAACGTCCCTCAAAAGAAAGTACGTCGCCCCCGCAGCTCATAAGAACAGCAAACGGTTACTAACTGTGCAGGAAGGCGATGGGacgctgcagtgtgaacgtccACACCGCTCACCGAGGATCTCTGTGCTGCTCGACCGCCTTCAGCAACCCATTACAATGAATGAGCTGACGGAGCTGCTGCATTATGCTGCTCTGGGGAAAGCAGGTGGCGTTAAACAGCCCAG TTGGTGTCGTCTCCTCCATCAGAGGAGGATTGCAGCTATGAATGTGGTGATCGTGGAGGGCATGACACAGAGTCACTTTTACAAACACTACCTCACCCTGCTACACCTCAGGAACAATTACACCACT AGGGTCACCTTTACGCCATTTCCCGACGTGGCCTCCACAATCTTCAGCAGTGAAGTTCCTAAATCAGCCACGCTGTCGCCAAGACACAGAGAAAGCAGTCAATTGCACAAAG cactgaaCCATCACCCAGTAATCGCAAAGTTTGGGACACAGAGGAGCGGACTGACGGCGTACGTCCTCTCTCAGGAGGAGATGATCAAGAAAAACTACCCTGTCAAAG GAATGCCAGGCTTTGAAGAATTCATGTGCACAAACAGTGCTGACTGCGTGACCGACTGCAGCCCTATGTTTGGACTGGACTGTGAAATG TGTCTAACAGAGAAGGGAAATGAGTTGGCTCGCGTTTCTCTGGTGGACAGTGACGGGGAGTGTGTGATGGACGAGCTGGTGAAACCTCCGAACCGAATCATCAACTACCTCACCAg GTTTTCTGGTATAACTGCAGCGATGTTGAAACCAGTCACGACCACCTTGCGGGACGTTCAGGTGAAGCTCAGGAAGTTGTTGCCAAGCGATGCAGTTCTGGTGGGCCATTCAATTAACAACGACCTCCTGGCTCTCAAA ctgaTCCACCCtcacgtcatcgacacctcgCTGCTGTACAGGAGAGAGTTTGGACAGAGGTTTAAACTGAAGGTCCTGGCCGAGACGGTGCTCGG GAGGCAAATACAAACTGAAGAGAGGATGGGTCATAACCCCACTGAGGATGCTGTGGCAGCCCTGGAGCTCGCCCAGTACTTTATTAAAACAGGACCTCGCCAG GTTGTAGAACTTCACCTAGAGGAGCTGTGGGGATATACAATTAAGGAGGAGCCCGCCGACtgtgaacctgaacctgaacctgaacctgcaCCGAGTCACAG GTTTGCCGACGTATTGCACACACGCGGCCGGAAAGTATCCTATATAGGGAAGCGCTCTGACATCGCGCTGAATCTGTGCAATCAGCAGTGGTACAACACTGACAAAGAG GTGTTGGTCACTTTCAGGAGTCAGGCCAGCTGTCCGTTCCTCTCAGTGCTCCACTTTTCTTCCTTCTCAGACTGTCTGAAGAGGTGCACTcctcaccagcagcagcagcggcagcagtaCGAGAGG GTGTGTGCAAACCTTCGAGATTTGTGCGTCGTGTTTGCCGGGCCGTTTCCCGCGGGTTTCTCTGAGAGGGAGGTGAGACGGCTGTTCTGTTGCTGCGGGCCGGTTCGGAAAATCAAAATGATGAACGCAGCTGTCAGG GTTCATGCAAAGGTTGAGTTCGAGCTGCTGGAGGGAGCTGTGCTGGCTTTAGGTACTCTAAATGGACTTTCTATGCAGGGACAGCTCATCAAG GTCCAGAGGCCCGTTCATGAGTCGATGCTGGACGTGGATCTGACTCTTGAGGCTTTAATGTGTGACAGTCTCAACAGCAGTAACCTCTACACTGTTAAATTAAACCCCCGTGTGGCTCAGCGGGTGCACTTTCCTGCACACATCAACGGACACACGTTCGGCACCGGAAGTATAGCTGTCGACAGGTTTCCTCCCGCCAAAGTCAACGGCACACGGCACACCACCGAGAAGTTTAAACTGTCTGAGGAGATGGTCCGAGAGACATTTTCCCACTTCGGCACAGTGGATGGAGTTGCCTTGCACCCCAAACCTGGAAAATATGCAAGACATGCACACATAA AGTTCAAGAGTTCAGAGGAAAAATATGCCGCCCTCAGCTCCACCAAGGACCTCTGGAGGGAAAACTACCTCCTCTGTCCATCCCTAACTCCGCCCCACTTACCTTCTTGGGTTGCCTCGACAACTGCAGTCACCGCTGTGGATCCCGACGAGGACGCAGcagaagacgaggagaggacaCACAATGTCACCAGTTCTGAG GACCAGGAGATGGCTACCGCAGTCAGGAAGTTGGACCGCCGGCTGTGGAAGCTCTTCAGATCTCTTCCAGACGGCACCCTGTCAGTGGTCATTCTGCCCGGACACACCAG CGCTCATGGACACAGTCCTGGTTTGTGTCTTATGGAGGTCAAGAATGGACAACAGTGGAAAAGAGCTGGTCATGAAGAATCCAGACCAGCGGGGACTGATCTCATGTGTCACTTGAAGTGA
- the rexo5 gene encoding RNA exonuclease 5 isoform X3, whose protein sequence is MDPTTSLKRKYVAPAAHKNSKRLLTVQEGDGTLQCERPHRSPRISVLLDRLQQPITMNELTELLHYAALGKAGGVKQPSWCRLLHQRRIAAMNVVIVEGMTQSHFYKHYLTLLHLRNNYTTRVTFTPFPDVASTIFSSEVPKSATLSPRHRESSQLHKALNHHPVIAKFGTQRSGLTAYVLSQEEMIKKNYPVKGMPGFEEFMCTNSADCVTDCSPMFGLDCEMCLTEKGNELARVSLVDSDGECVMDELVKPPNRIINYLTRFSGITAAMLKPVTTTLRDVQVKLRKLLPSDAVLVGHSINNDLLALKLIHPHVIDTSLLYRREFGQRFKLKVLAETVLGRQIQTEERMGHNPTEDAVAALELAQYFIKTGPRQVVELHLEELWGYTIKEEPADCEPEPEPEPAPSHRFADVLHTRGRKVSYIGKRSDIALNLCNQQWYNTDKEVLVTFRSQASCPFLSVLHFSSFSDCLKRCTPHQQQQRQQYERVCANLRDLCVVFAGPFPAGFSEREVRRLFCCCGPVRKIKMMNAAVRVHAKVEFELLEGAVLALGTLNGLSMQGQLIKVQRPVHESMLDVDLTLEALMCDSLNSSNLYTVKLNPRVAQRVHFPAHINGHTFGTGSIAVDRFPPAKVNGTRHTTEKFKLSEEMVRETFSHFGTVDGVALHPKPGKYARHAHIKFKSSEEKYAALSSTKDLWRENYLLCPSLTPPHLPSWVASTTAVTAVDPDEDAAEDEERTHNVTSSEEMATAVRKLDRRLWKLFRSLPDGTLSVVILPGHTSAHGHSPGLCLMEVKNGQQWKRAGHEESRPAGTDLMCHLK, encoded by the exons ATGGATCCCACAACGTCCCTCAAAAGAAAGTACGTCGCCCCCGCAGCTCATAAGAACAGCAAACGGTTACTAACTGTGCAGGAAGGCGATGGGacgctgcagtgtgaacgtccACACCGCTCACCGAGGATCTCTGTGCTGCTCGACCGCCTTCAGCAACCCATTACAATGAATGAGCTGACGGAGCTGCTGCATTATGCTGCTCTGGGGAAAGCAGGTGGCGTTAAACAGCCCAG TTGGTGTCGTCTCCTCCATCAGAGGAGGATTGCAGCTATGAATGTGGTGATCGTGGAGGGCATGACACAGAGTCACTTTTACAAACACTACCTCACCCTGCTACACCTCAGGAACAATTACACCACT AGGGTCACCTTTACGCCATTTCCCGACGTGGCCTCCACAATCTTCAGCAGTGAAGTTCCTAAATCAGCCACGCTGTCGCCAAGACACAGAGAAAGCAGTCAATTGCACAAAG cactgaaCCATCACCCAGTAATCGCAAAGTTTGGGACACAGAGGAGCGGACTGACGGCGTACGTCCTCTCTCAGGAGGAGATGATCAAGAAAAACTACCCTGTCAAAG GAATGCCAGGCTTTGAAGAATTCATGTGCACAAACAGTGCTGACTGCGTGACCGACTGCAGCCCTATGTTTGGACTGGACTGTGAAATG TGTCTAACAGAGAAGGGAAATGAGTTGGCTCGCGTTTCTCTGGTGGACAGTGACGGGGAGTGTGTGATGGACGAGCTGGTGAAACCTCCGAACCGAATCATCAACTACCTCACCAg GTTTTCTGGTATAACTGCAGCGATGTTGAAACCAGTCACGACCACCTTGCGGGACGTTCAGGTGAAGCTCAGGAAGTTGTTGCCAAGCGATGCAGTTCTGGTGGGCCATTCAATTAACAACGACCTCCTGGCTCTCAAA ctgaTCCACCCtcacgtcatcgacacctcgCTGCTGTACAGGAGAGAGTTTGGACAGAGGTTTAAACTGAAGGTCCTGGCCGAGACGGTGCTCGG GAGGCAAATACAAACTGAAGAGAGGATGGGTCATAACCCCACTGAGGATGCTGTGGCAGCCCTGGAGCTCGCCCAGTACTTTATTAAAACAGGACCTCGCCAG GTTGTAGAACTTCACCTAGAGGAGCTGTGGGGATATACAATTAAGGAGGAGCCCGCCGACtgtgaacctgaacctgaacctgaacctgcaCCGAGTCACAG GTTTGCCGACGTATTGCACACACGCGGCCGGAAAGTATCCTATATAGGGAAGCGCTCTGACATCGCGCTGAATCTGTGCAATCAGCAGTGGTACAACACTGACAAAGAG GTGTTGGTCACTTTCAGGAGTCAGGCCAGCTGTCCGTTCCTCTCAGTGCTCCACTTTTCTTCCTTCTCAGACTGTCTGAAGAGGTGCACTcctcaccagcagcagcagcggcagcagtaCGAGAGG GTGTGTGCAAACCTTCGAGATTTGTGCGTCGTGTTTGCCGGGCCGTTTCCCGCGGGTTTCTCTGAGAGGGAGGTGAGACGGCTGTTCTGTTGCTGCGGGCCGGTTCGGAAAATCAAAATGATGAACGCAGCTGTCAGG GTTCATGCAAAGGTTGAGTTCGAGCTGCTGGAGGGAGCTGTGCTGGCTTTAGGTACTCTAAATGGACTTTCTATGCAGGGACAGCTCATCAAG GTCCAGAGGCCCGTTCATGAGTCGATGCTGGACGTGGATCTGACTCTTGAGGCTTTAATGTGTGACAGTCTCAACAGCAGTAACCTCTACACTGTTAAATTAAACCCCCGTGTGGCTCAGCGGGTGCACTTTCCTGCACACATCAACGGACACACGTTCGGCACCGGAAGTATAGCTGTCGACAGGTTTCCTCCCGCCAAAGTCAACGGCACACGGCACACCACCGAGAAGTTTAAACTGTCTGAGGAGATGGTCCGAGAGACATTTTCCCACTTCGGCACAGTGGATGGAGTTGCCTTGCACCCCAAACCTGGAAAATATGCAAGACATGCACACATAA AGTTCAAGAGTTCAGAGGAAAAATATGCCGCCCTCAGCTCCACCAAGGACCTCTGGAGGGAAAACTACCTCCTCTGTCCATCCCTAACTCCGCCCCACTTACCTTCTTGGGTTGCCTCGACAACTGCAGTCACCGCTGTGGATCCCGACGAGGACGCAGcagaagacgaggagaggacaCACAATGTCACCAGTTCTGAG GAGATGGCTACCGCAGTCAGGAAGTTGGACCGCCGGCTGTGGAAGCTCTTCAGATCTCTTCCAGACGGCACCCTGTCAGTGGTCATTCTGCCCGGACACACCAG CGCTCATGGACACAGTCCTGGTTTGTGTCTTATGGAGGTCAAGAATGGACAACAGTGGAAAAGAGCTGGTCATGAAGAATCCAGACCAGCGGGGACTGATCTCATGTGTCACTTGAAGTGA